In Onychostoma macrolepis isolate SWU-2019 chromosome 14, ASM1243209v1, whole genome shotgun sequence, a single window of DNA contains:
- the itk gene encoding tyrosine-protein kinase ITK/TSK, translating to MVKYPDFTMYPRVILKETLFKKSQQKRRTSPSNYKERIFVLNTQNLTYFEQRPGKKTTQKGCIELSNIKCVEIVRSDVPIPCDYKYPFQVAHDSYYLYVFAPDNDSRLKWVRALKEATQNNNLFLKYHPDFWVEGKWRCCHQTEKLATGCSEYYPNGAKPLPPTPDPTRRSSDPEDRIVVALRNFNPVEDTDLPLHKDEEYFVIDSSEPNWWTVRDKNGNVGTVPCIYIAEKISNNIDKFEWYNKDVNRTDAESLLMRENKDGGFMVRDSKHPGVYTVSIFSRVSGNDGEKYPLVKHYQIKVQREGEKVMYYLAEKYVFPTIPELIRYHQHNPAGLITRLRHCVSRNVTNPRIKELPSDKWEIHPDELTLSEELGSGQFGLVWKGSWNDLQVAVKTVREGFMSEEEFKEEAQVMMKLSHNKLVQLYGVVTQRSPIYLVFEFMENGCLTDFLRARKGSFSQEVLLGMCLDVSEGMAYLETSNFIHRDLAARNCLVSEDNVVKISDFGMTRFVLDDQYTSSYGSKFPVRWSSPEVIKFGKYSSKSDVWSFGVFMWEVYSEGRVPYDSRSNAEVVETLNAGQRLLRPRLCPQSVYELMQWSWKEKPEDRPSFALLLHELACLEQEP from the exons ATGG TTAAATATCCAGATTTCACCATGTACCCAAGGGTCATCCTAAAGGAAACCCTGTTCAAGAAATCACAACAGAAGAGAAGAACTTCACCAAGCAATTACAAAGAGAGGATTTTTGTGCTAAACACACAGAATCTGACATACTTCGAACAACGTCCTGGG AAAAAGACAACTCAGAAAGGCTGCATCGAACTGTCTAATATCAAGTGTGTGGAGATCGTTCGCAGTGATGTTCCCATTCCCTGTGATTACAAATACCCTTTCCAG GTCGCCCATGACAGCTACTATCTGTATGTGTTTGCTCCAGACAACGATTCTAGGTTAAAATGGGTCAGAGCTCTGAAAGAAG CGACACAAAATAACAACTTATTTCTGAAGTACCATCCTGACTTCTGGGTAGAAGGGAAATGGAGATGTTGTCATCAGACCGAGAAGCTGGCGACGGGATGCAGTGAATACTATCCCAATGGAG CCAAACCTCTTCCCCCAACTCCAGATCCCACG CGCCGATCTTCAGATCCAGAGGACAGGATTGTTGTGGCTTTGAGGAATTTCAACCCTGTAGAAGATACAGACCTGCCTCTGCATAAAGATGAAGAGTATTTTGTAATTGACAGTTCAGAACCAAACTGGTGGACTGTGAGGGACAAAAACGG AAATGTTGGCACGGTGCCGTGCATAtatattgcagaaaaaatatcaaacaacaTCGATAAATTTGA ATGGTACAATAAAGACGTAAATCGGACCGATGCAGAGAGCTTACTAATGAGAGAG aacAAGGACGGGGGTTTCATGGTTCGTGACTCTAAACACCCAGGTGTATACACCGTGTCAATATTTTCCAGAGTCTCAGG GAATGATGGAGAGAAGTATCCACTAGTTAAGCACTACCAGATCAAAGTACAAAGAGAAGGTGAAAAGGTCATGTATTACTTAGCTGAGAAATACGTGTTCCCGACCATTCCAGAGCTCATCCGCTATCATCAACACAATCCAGCAG GTTTAATAACCAGATTGAGGCATTGTGTGTCTAGAAATGTCACAAACCCAAGGATCAAGGAGTTGCCATCAG ATAAATGGGAGATTCACCCTGATGAATTGACATTAAGCGAGGAACTGGGCAGTGGGCAATTTGGCTTGGTCTGGAAGGGAAGCTGGAATGACCTGCAAGTGGCAGTTAAGACTGTCCGAGAGGGTTTCATGTCAGAGGAGGAGTTTAAGGAGGAAGCACAAGTGATGAT GAAACTGTCCCACAATAAGCTAGTCCAGTTGTATGGTGTGGTCACTCAGCGCTCACCCATCTATCTGGTATTTGAATTCATGGAGAACGGCTGCCTGACAGATTTCTTGCGTGCCAGAAAAGGCAGTTTCTCCCAGGAGGTCCTGCTGGGGATGTGTTTGGATGTGAGTGAGGGGATGGCCTACCTGGAGACCTCCAACTTCATCCACAGAGACTTG GCTGCACGAAATTGTTTGGTTTCTGAAGATAATGTGGTGAAGATATCAGATTTTGGAATGACAAG GTTTGTTTTAGATGATCAATACACCAGTTCTTATGGGTCCAAATTTCCAGTGAGATGGTCCTCTCCAGAGGTGATCAAATTCGGGAAGTACAGCAGCAAATCAGACGTGTGGTCATTTG GTGTGTTCATGTGGGAGGTGTACAGTGAGGGCCGTGTGCCCTATGATAGCCGTAGTAATGCAGAGGTAGTGGAGACCCTAAATGCAGGACAGCGGCTCCTGAGACCCCGGCTCTGTCCACAGAGTGTGTACGAGTTAATGCAGTGGAGCTGGAAAGAG AAACCTGAGGATCGACCCTCGTTTGCTCTGCTCCTGCATGAACTGGCCTGCCTTGAACAAGAACCTTGA